The following proteins are encoded in a genomic region of Arachis ipaensis cultivar K30076 chromosome B02, Araip1.1, whole genome shotgun sequence:
- the LOC107625798 gene encoding proteasome subunit alpha type-4, whose amino-acid sequence MSRRYDSRTTIFSPEGRLYQVEYAMEAIGNAGSAIGILSKDGVVLVGEKKVTSKLLQTSSSTEKMYKIDDHVACAVAGIMSDANILINTARVQAQRYTYAYQEPMPVEQLVQSLCDTKQGYTQFGGLRPFGVSFLFAGWDKNFGFQLYMSDPSGNYGGWKAGAIGANNQAAQSILKQDYKDDITREEAVQLALKVLSKTMDSTSLTSEKIELAEVFLSPSGKVKYEVCSPEALNKLLVKFGVTQPATDTA is encoded by the coding sequence ATGTCGCGAAGATATGATAGCCGTACAACAATCTTCTCCCCTGAAGGACGTCTTTATCAAGTGGAGTATGCAATGGAGGCTATTGGAAATGCTGGTTCTGCCATAGGGATCTTATCAAAAGATGGTGTCGTGTTGGTTGGCGAAAAGAAGGTAACATCCAAACTGCTGCAAACCTCTTCATCCACTGAGAAAATGTACAAGATTGATGATCATGTTGCATGTGCTGTTGCCGGGATAATGTCGGATGCGAACATCCTCATCAATACAGCTAGGGTCCAAGCACAACGCTACACATATGCCTACCAAGAGCCCATGCCTGTTGAACAGTTGGTTCAGTCTCTTTGTGATACTAAGCAAGGATACACCCAATTCGGTGGTCTTCGACCATTTGGGGTCTCATTCCTGTTTGCAGGTTGGGACAAAAACTTTGGCTTTCAACTCTACATGAGTGATCCTAGTGGAAACTATGGCGGTTGGAAAGCAGGAGCTATTGGTGCAAACAACCAGGCGGCTCAGTCAATACTGAAACAGGACTACAAGGATGACATTACGAGAGAAGAAGCCGTGCAACTTGCATTGAAGGTATTAAGCAAGACTATGGACAGCACAAGCTTGACCTCAGAGAAGATTGAATTAGCAGAGGTTTTCCTCTCACCTTCTGGAAAGGTCAAGTATGAAGTTTGCTCCCCAGAGGCATTGAATAAACTATTGGTGAAGTTTGGGGTGACTCAACCAGCAACAGACACTGCCTAG